The Pseudoalteromonas translucida KMM 520 genome has a window encoding:
- the flgH gene encoding flagellar basal body L-ring protein FlgH, whose product MRNIILFAAGTLLLSGCVSTQNSDVVQDDPYYSPMYPEPNVEPAVANGSLFNTYLSNDLYADKKALRTGDIITVKLQESTQASKAAKTETDKQSDAKLDPVIGLGGLPVNIGGDSIQFGIGSDASFKGDSKSNQSNSLAGDISVNVMRVLPNGNLVIRGEKWLTLNSGEEFIRLEGLVRPEDVTADNTVQSNRIANARIQYSGKGQTQEAQSAGWLTRFFSSSLFPF is encoded by the coding sequence ATGCGCAATATTATATTATTTGCAGCGGGTACTTTATTGTTAAGTGGCTGTGTTTCTACACAAAATAGTGATGTAGTACAAGACGACCCTTACTATTCGCCCATGTACCCAGAACCCAATGTTGAACCGGCAGTTGCTAATGGCTCACTGTTTAATACGTATTTATCGAACGACTTATACGCCGATAAAAAAGCACTGCGTACTGGCGATATAATCACAGTTAAATTGCAAGAATCTACGCAAGCCTCTAAAGCGGCAAAAACAGAAACTGATAAACAGTCAGACGCAAAACTCGACCCCGTTATTGGTTTAGGCGGATTACCGGTAAATATTGGCGGCGACAGCATTCAATTTGGTATTGGCAGCGACGCGTCATTTAAAGGCGACTCAAAATCAAATCAGTCAAATAGTTTAGCCGGTGATATATCGGTAAACGTAATGCGTGTTTTACCTAATGGTAATTTAGTTATTCGCGGCGAAAAATGGCTAACGTTAAACTCGGGCGAAGAATTTATTCGTTTAGAGGGATTAGTAAGGCCAGAAGATGTAACTGCAGATAATACCGTGCAGTCAAATAGAATTGCTAATGCACGAATTCAATATTCGGGCAAAGGGCAAACTCAAGAAGCACAAAGTGCCGGTTGGCTAACACGCTTTTTTAGTAGCTCACTTTTTCCTTTTTAG
- the flgJ gene encoding flagellar assembly peptidoglycan hydrolase FlgJ, with the protein METNHLDKQNFFDLGNLNALRKDALNSGDASSDASKAALKKAAAQFEAIFTQMLLKSMRKASEAFEDKESPLNSSSVKFFEEMHDQQLSSELSSNGSLGLADLIVQQLSPTAKNYTPASVLRTSNDLLSDQRAGIELPQQQRKKAVAEPVDKSAMNTEKPEVAKPNFETAEEFVSSVWEHAKTAAKKIGLNPAVMVAQAALETGWGKHIINKSDGNSSNNLFNIKSDKSWQGEKANKVTLEFEQGAAVKKQASFRAYDSIKDSVNDFVDFLTQNPRYQQALQNTAKPAAFLDSLQQAGYATDPNYADKIKRVLNSSELKNIATNVIRQGVK; encoded by the coding sequence ATGGAAACAAATCACCTCGATAAGCAAAACTTTTTTGATTTAGGTAACTTAAACGCTTTGCGTAAAGATGCCTTAAACAGTGGCGACGCGTCTAGTGATGCCTCAAAAGCGGCTCTCAAAAAAGCAGCGGCACAATTTGAAGCCATATTTACGCAAATGCTGCTTAAAAGCATGCGCAAAGCCAGCGAAGCCTTCGAAGACAAAGAAAGCCCATTAAATTCAAGTAGCGTAAAGTTTTTTGAAGAAATGCATGATCAGCAACTTTCATCAGAGCTCTCGTCTAATGGCTCATTAGGGCTTGCCGATTTAATAGTGCAGCAACTTTCTCCTACGGCAAAAAATTACACCCCAGCTTCAGTACTCAGAACCAGTAACGATCTTTTAAGCGATCAGCGTGCTGGCATAGAGTTGCCGCAGCAACAGCGTAAAAAAGCCGTAGCCGAGCCTGTAGATAAAAGCGCTATGAACACCGAAAAGCCAGAAGTAGCTAAGCCAAACTTTGAAACAGCCGAAGAGTTTGTAAGTTCGGTATGGGAGCATGCTAAAACAGCGGCTAAAAAAATTGGTTTAAATCCTGCTGTTATGGTGGCTCAAGCAGCGCTTGAAACCGGTTGGGGTAAGCATATTATTAATAAAAGCGACGGTAACAGCTCAAATAACTTATTTAATATTAAGTCAGATAAAAGCTGGCAGGGCGAAAAAGCCAACAAAGTTACCTTAGAGTTTGAACAAGGTGCTGCAGTTAAAAAACAAGCCAGTTTTAGGGCTTACGACTCAATAAAAGACAGCGTGAACGACTTTGTTGATTTTTTAACCCAAAACCCACGCTATCAACAAGCATTACAAAATACCGCTAAACCGGCAGCGTTTTTAGACTCATTACAACAAGCCGGTTATGCAACAGACCCAAATTATGCGGATAAAATAAAGCGCGTACTTAACAGTAGCGAGCTAAAAAATATTGCAACAAACGTGATCCGCCAAGGAGTAAAGTAA
- a CDS encoding flagellar basal body rod protein FlgF yields the protein MDKMVYIAASGAKQSLMGLALKANNLANANTTGFKADFAQARSMQAFGEGLPSRVFSMEERPGSNMTSGGIQQTGRELDIAMSDNAWLSVQDASGNEAYTKVGTLNITAEGMLVTSGGRQVIGEGGPIILPVPIEKIEFSKDGAIQVRPQGAPANFLEEVDRLKVVEANNSTLEKGNDGLFRPKPNQTVETSANVQVISGALEMSNVNPVHEMVDMISHQRQFELQVKLMKTAEEIDQSQDQLLRIV from the coding sequence ATGGATAAAATGGTCTACATTGCCGCGTCTGGCGCTAAGCAAAGCTTAATGGGGCTTGCCCTTAAAGCCAATAATTTGGCGAACGCAAATACCACAGGTTTTAAAGCCGACTTTGCCCAAGCTCGATCTATGCAAGCGTTTGGTGAAGGTTTGCCATCGCGGGTGTTTTCTATGGAAGAGCGCCCAGGTTCAAACATGACATCGGGTGGCATACAGCAAACCGGTCGCGAGCTCGACATTGCCATGAGCGATAACGCCTGGCTGAGTGTACAAGACGCCTCCGGCAACGAAGCTTATACAAAAGTAGGTACGCTTAACATTACCGCCGAAGGCATGTTAGTCACCAGCGGTGGTCGTCAAGTAATTGGCGAAGGCGGCCCTATTATTTTGCCAGTTCCGATTGAAAAAATAGAATTTAGTAAAGACGGTGCCATACAAGTACGCCCACAGGGCGCGCCGGCTAACTTTTTAGAAGAGGTTGATCGTTTAAAAGTGGTTGAGGCAAATAACTCAACACTTGAAAAAGGTAACGATGGTTTATTTAGACCAAAACCAAATCAAACGGTTGAAACCTCAGCTAACGTACAAGTGATAAGCGGCGCATTAGAAATGTCGAACGTTAATCCGGTACACGAAATGGTCGATATGATCAGCCATCAACGCCAATTTGAATTACAAGTAAAGCTAATGAAAACAGCAGAAGAAATAGATCAATCGCAAGATCAGCTGTTGCGCATAGTTTAA
- the flgG gene encoding flagellar basal-body rod protein FlgG, whose amino-acid sequence MNPALWISKTGLDAQQTDISVISNNLANASTVGYKKSRAVFEDLLYQNINQPGGRSSQDTEMPSGLMLGAGAKVVANQKNFSQGNMLTTENSLDWMISGSGFFEVLQPDGNIAYSRNGQFTTDGDGRVVTSGAGYVVQPEMNVPDDAQSITVSQDGEVSVRVAGQADNVVIGQITISDFINPSGLEPIGQNLYTETAVSGAPVQGNPGVDGLGTIIQGSLETSNVNVTEELVNLIETQRVYEMNSKVISAVDEMMSYINQQL is encoded by the coding sequence ATGAATCCAGCATTGTGGATCAGTAAAACCGGGCTTGACGCCCAACAAACCGACATTTCGGTTATTTCTAATAACTTAGCCAACGCCAGTACGGTTGGTTATAAAAAAAGCCGCGCCGTTTTTGAAGATTTACTTTACCAAAACATTAATCAACCAGGCGGTCGCTCATCGCAAGATACCGAAATGCCATCAGGTTTAATGCTAGGTGCTGGTGCCAAAGTAGTAGCTAACCAAAAAAACTTTTCGCAAGGTAATATGTTAACCACTGAAAATTCACTGGATTGGATGATTTCTGGTTCAGGCTTTTTTGAAGTACTGCAGCCAGATGGCAATATTGCTTATTCGCGCAACGGACAATTTACTACCGATGGCGACGGGCGAGTTGTAACCTCGGGTGCTGGTTATGTAGTTCAACCAGAAATGAACGTACCCGACGACGCGCAATCAATCACCGTATCGCAAGACGGTGAAGTGTCTGTACGCGTTGCAGGGCAGGCCGATAACGTGGTTATTGGGCAAATTACCATTAGTGACTTTATTAATCCGTCGGGCCTTGAGCCTATAGGGCAAAATCTTTACACCGAAACCGCAGTAAGTGGTGCGCCAGTGCAGGGTAACCCTGGGGTTGATGGGCTAGGCACTATTATTCAAGGCTCACTAGAAACGTCAAACGTAAACGTAACCGAAGAGTTGGTAAACCTAATAGAAACCCAACGTGTTTACGAAATGAACTCAAAAGTAATTTCGGCAGTTGATGAAATGATGAGCTACATCAATCAGCAATTATAA
- the flgK gene encoding flagellar hook-associated protein FlgK → MSFNLLNIANSGIRANTDLLQTTSKNIANVNTDGYVRERTEHGTMIDNQVGKGNTYRLLNEFAQKQLNRDTSNKTFFDQFVSEANRVDTLFSQEANSLSTGINSLFNNVQEALNQPSSTVARSLVMTNADSLISQMDRLSGIVLDQKNVVNEQLEIFSDEANTLIQKIGSLNQQIAGVNGTNNASAASGTYNERDKAIRDLSELIDIETLDGPNGEKLVFMGSGEAVVMQNGSFNLFSMRGDPDPNFKELRLDVNGGKAVPLEVDASKLKGKIGGLLAFRDDILVPAQNQIGQMGLALADAFNQQNRLGMDANGKLGGDIFNIPTAKGFAYQANTGGAGVSATVEPGKGSNLPASDFIVTYTANPNEVSIQPVDNKGEPLGAATTATFVGGEINSVNNPGVDLFGLQLTMAGAGNEGDKFQIKLNSEAAANITLATGRGEDLALASPIRTADDINNTGSGAISAGSVSSVTAGGFTTTTPPALANGDITIVKAAGTNDYLISDGNGANVPITIAPPGKNVLAGLGAPYDGYGFDFDIEGSPATGDSFTLEFNKGGFDDNRNGLKLAELQNGDLVRQNVVSSSDADNHKTFNQAYAGLVTDIGVVTGQAKTNGAAFDALAQQSEAWYESLSGVNLDEEAANLLRFQQSYAASAQVLSAARSIFDTLLSATR, encoded by the coding sequence ATGTCGTTTAATTTATTAAACATTGCCAATTCAGGAATAAGAGCAAACACTGATCTGTTGCAAACAACCAGTAAAAATATTGCCAATGTAAATACCGACGGCTATGTGCGCGAGCGTACAGAGCATGGCACCATGATCGACAATCAAGTCGGCAAAGGTAATACCTACAGGTTACTTAATGAATTTGCACAAAAACAATTAAACAGAGACACCTCAAATAAAACGTTTTTTGATCAGTTTGTAAGTGAAGCAAACCGAGTAGACACGTTGTTTTCGCAAGAAGCGAATAGCTTATCGACTGGTATAAACTCGCTATTTAATAACGTGCAAGAAGCGCTTAATCAGCCATCGTCAACGGTTGCACGTTCGTTAGTAATGACTAACGCCGATAGCTTAATAAGCCAAATGGATAGGTTATCGGGAATAGTGCTGGATCAAAAAAATGTTGTAAATGAGCAGCTCGAAATATTCTCCGATGAAGCCAATACCTTAATTCAAAAAATAGGATCGTTAAACCAACAAATTGCTGGTGTTAATGGTACTAACAACGCATCTGCTGCAAGCGGAACATATAACGAGCGCGATAAAGCGATTCGCGATTTATCAGAGTTAATCGACATTGAAACGCTCGACGGCCCCAATGGTGAAAAACTTGTTTTTATGGGCAGCGGTGAAGCGGTTGTAATGCAAAACGGCTCGTTTAACTTATTTTCGATGCGCGGCGACCCCGATCCAAACTTTAAAGAACTGCGCTTAGATGTAAATGGCGGCAAAGCTGTGCCGCTTGAGGTTGATGCCAGTAAATTAAAAGGCAAAATAGGTGGTTTACTTGCCTTCAGAGACGATATTTTAGTACCTGCACAAAATCAAATAGGCCAAATGGGTTTAGCGTTAGCAGATGCATTTAATCAGCAAAACCGTTTGGGAATGGATGCTAACGGTAAATTGGGTGGCGATATATTCAATATACCTACGGCAAAGGGGTTTGCCTATCAAGCTAATACCGGCGGTGCGGGTGTTAGTGCAACAGTAGAACCCGGTAAAGGCAGTAATTTACCAGCCAGTGATTTTATTGTGACTTATACAGCAAACCCAAATGAAGTGAGTATTCAGCCAGTAGATAATAAAGGTGAGCCATTAGGCGCTGCTACAACAGCAACATTTGTAGGCGGCGAAATTAACTCGGTAAATAACCCTGGTGTTGATTTATTTGGCTTGCAGCTGACTATGGCTGGTGCAGGTAATGAAGGCGATAAATTTCAAATTAAACTTAACTCAGAAGCCGCCGCTAATATCACTCTCGCCACCGGGCGCGGTGAAGACCTAGCGCTCGCATCGCCAATACGCACCGCCGATGACATAAATAATACCGGTAGTGGCGCTATTTCTGCAGGCAGTGTGAGTAGTGTTACCGCTGGTGGTTTTACAACTACGACTCCTCCTGCACTCGCTAATGGAGATATAACCATAGTTAAAGCAGCGGGTACAAATGATTACTTAATTAGCGATGGAAACGGTGCCAATGTGCCAATTACTATTGCACCACCAGGTAAAAATGTTTTGGCTGGCCTTGGTGCTCCTTATGACGGTTATGGCTTTGATTTTGATATTGAAGGCTCGCCAGCAACAGGCGATAGCTTTACGTTAGAGTTTAACAAAGGCGGCTTTGACGATAACCGCAATGGCTTAAAGTTAGCCGAGTTACAAAATGGTGACTTGGTGCGTCAAAATGTTGTTTCAAGCTCAGATGCCGATAACCATAAAACGTTTAACCAAGCGTATGCCGGATTAGTAACCGATATTGGTGTGGTAACAGGCCAAGCTAAAACAAACGGCGCAGCATTCGACGCACTCGCACAGCAGTCAGAGGCATGGTACGAGTCGTTATCTGGGGTAAACCTTGACGAAGAAGCGGCTAATTTACTGCGCTTTCAACAATCTTACGCGGCTTCAGCTCAGGTGCTTTCTGCTGCACGTTCTATTTTTGACACTTTACTTAGTGCCACGAGGTAA
- the flgL gene encoding flagellar hook-associated protein FlgL → MRLSNNLMYQNSINKILQNQNGVANAQERVNTGQKYLSTSEAPADISQAMLYTNKIQSNEQYTKNINQLNGRLKTEESVLQGINESIQAAKDIALKAGNGAYSKDDLKSLASELTEIQKTLANLMNTRSEDGKYIFSGYQDSTQPYQFDAASGKYNYQGDQGQHKITIAEGVSIKSSDNGYDTFEKTNARLDVTSNAGDATSTLAGSVYVDKQGVFDQFHKEQYNADPDPLVSATANTFNVVVTAGANPGDLDQYEILRDGVAQTPPVSGNVTDEPIEFAGMKIQLTGAAPGQQLDFSLEKPHKENVLNTLQGLITGLNNGTLTGDDFQQVLNDGVTQLQNASEQVVFTQASLGGRMNVLERVTDSNSALDIQNQSNRSSLLEVDMAAAISELTQQETALQASQATFGRLAKLSLFDYI, encoded by the coding sequence ATGCGCTTATCAAATAACTTAATGTATCAAAACAGCATTAATAAAATACTACAAAATCAAAATGGCGTAGCAAACGCACAAGAGCGAGTAAATACTGGGCAAAAGTATTTATCTACCTCAGAAGCGCCTGCCGATATATCGCAAGCTATGCTATATACCAATAAAATACAAAGTAATGAGCAATATACAAAAAATATTAATCAGCTCAATGGCCGACTAAAAACCGAAGAAAGCGTACTGCAAGGTATTAACGAAAGTATTCAAGCGGCTAAAGACATTGCTTTAAAAGCAGGTAATGGCGCATACAGTAAAGACGACTTAAAGTCGTTAGCGTCGGAGCTAACCGAAATACAAAAAACGTTAGCTAATTTAATGAACACCCGTTCAGAAGACGGTAAATATATATTTTCAGGCTACCAAGACAGCACGCAACCGTATCAGTTTGATGCCGCCAGCGGCAAATACAATTACCAAGGCGATCAAGGTCAGCATAAAATTACTATTGCCGAAGGTGTGTCAATTAAATCTAGCGACAACGGCTACGACACCTTTGAAAAAACCAATGCACGCCTCGATGTAACATCTAATGCAGGCGATGCAACAAGTACGCTTGCGGGTTCTGTTTATGTAGATAAACAAGGCGTGTTCGATCAGTTTCATAAAGAGCAATATAACGCTGATCCAGACCCTTTAGTGTCAGCCACAGCAAATACTTTTAATGTAGTGGTTACTGCCGGTGCTAACCCAGGCGATCTGGATCAGTATGAAATTTTACGAGATGGAGTAGCGCAAACACCACCTGTTAGCGGAAATGTAACCGACGAGCCAATAGAGTTTGCCGGAATGAAAATTCAGCTCACTGGCGCAGCACCTGGGCAGCAGCTCGATTTTAGCCTAGAAAAACCCCACAAAGAAAACGTACTTAATACGCTACAAGGTTTAATTACAGGCTTAAATAATGGCACGCTTACGGGGGACGATTTTCAGCAAGTACTTAACGATGGTGTAACGCAGCTGCAAAACGCCAGCGAACAAGTCGTGTTTACCCAAGCCAGTTTAGGCGGGCGGATGAATGTGCTAGAAAGAGTAACCGACTCTAACTCTGCGTTAGACATTCAAAACCAAAGTAATCGTTCAAGCCTGCTTGAAGTAGATATGGCCGCTGCAATTAGCGAACTCACTCAGCAAGAAACCGCACTCCAGGCGTCGCAGGCCACATTTGGCCGTTTAGCTAAATTATCACTATTTGATTATATTTAA
- the flgE gene encoding flagellar hook protein FlgE produces MSFNIALSGLAAAQKDLNVTANNIANVNTTGFKESRAEFADVYASSVFSSGKTKNGDGVQTTMVAQQFHQGSLQFTNNSLDLAITGEGYFATSQDLGAQDFTYTRAGAFKLNKDNFVVDANGSFLQGFPVDPSTGDTTSVSLSTSSALQIPDSSGSPRATSSVYSSFNLDSRSIAPTIAFNPTESATYNSSTSTTVYDSLGEPHVLQLFFVKSDPAVPGNENQWNVHSTLDGKSFGANGVEQTVAPYTPMTTFQFDSSGLPQSTDSAPNLSNTFNPLSITAGGGGTAGLSDLLTNGATFPADIEVNWRDETGTANKIPTQYASRFEVKALEQDGATVGRLAGIDIGADGKVVASYSNGDSTFLGQVAMVRFSNSQGLQQVGSTGWKASIASGEPIAGEPGSGTLGNINSSALEQSNVNLTNELVDLISAQRNFQANSRALEVNSTIQQSILQIR; encoded by the coding sequence ATGAGCTTCAATATTGCATTATCCGGCCTTGCTGCCGCACAAAAAGATTTAAACGTTACGGCAAATAATATAGCCAACGTAAATACTACGGGTTTTAAAGAGTCGCGCGCAGAATTTGCTGACGTGTATGCATCGTCGGTATTTAGTTCTGGTAAAACAAAAAATGGTGACGGCGTGCAAACGACTATGGTTGCACAACAATTTCACCAAGGATCATTACAGTTTACCAATAACTCGTTAGATTTAGCGATTACCGGTGAAGGTTACTTTGCAACTAGCCAAGACCTAGGCGCGCAAGATTTTACCTACACACGTGCCGGCGCATTTAAGTTAAACAAAGACAACTTTGTGGTAGATGCAAATGGCAGCTTTTTACAAGGTTTTCCGGTTGACCCTTCAACAGGTGATACTACATCAGTGAGTTTAAGTACTTCATCGGCTTTACAAATACCTGACTCGTCAGGATCGCCGCGTGCTACTTCAAGCGTGTATAGCTCGTTTAATTTAGACTCACGATCAATTGCACCTACAATTGCGTTTAACCCTACCGAAAGTGCAACTTATAATTCATCAACCTCAACAACCGTGTATGACTCACTCGGTGAGCCACATGTATTGCAGCTGTTTTTTGTAAAAAGCGACCCTGCAGTACCCGGTAATGAAAATCAATGGAACGTACACTCAACACTTGATGGTAAATCTTTTGGTGCCAATGGTGTTGAACAAACAGTAGCTCCGTACACTCCTATGACTACTTTTCAGTTTGACTCAAGTGGTTTACCACAAAGTACAGACAGTGCACCAAACTTAAGTAACACTTTTAATCCATTGTCTATAACTGCTGGAGGCGGTGGCACAGCGGGGCTTTCTGATTTATTAACTAATGGTGCTACCTTTCCTGCAGATATAGAAGTTAACTGGCGTGATGAAACTGGTACAGCTAATAAAATACCTACTCAATATGCAAGTCGCTTTGAAGTAAAAGCACTTGAGCAAGACGGTGCAACGGTTGGCCGTTTAGCGGGTATTGATATTGGTGCCGATGGTAAAGTTGTGGCTTCGTACAGTAATGGCGACTCAACGTTTTTAGGCCAGGTGGCTATGGTACGTTTTTCAAACTCACAAGGTTTACAACAAGTGGGCAGCACAGGTTGGAAAGCCAGTATAGCGTCAGGCGAGCCTATTGCTGGTGAACCTGGCTCTGGCACGTTAGGTAATATCAACTCATCAGCGCTTGAGCAATCAAACGTAAACTTAACTAACGAACTAGTTGATTTAATTAGCGCACAGCGTAATTTCCAAGCAAACTCGCGAGCGCTGGAAGTTAACTCAACAATTCAGCAAAGTATTCTACAAATTAGATAA
- a CDS encoding flagellar basal body P-ring protein FlgI produces MNVFKVFYLMVLLGWQLPAMAERIKDVSMVEGVRSNQLVGYGLVVGLPGTGEQSRFTEQSFKGMLNSFGITLPASLKPKIKNVAAVAVHAELPPFRKPGQTIDITVSSIGSAGSLRGGTLLQTFLKGVDGNVYAIGQGSLIVGGLGAEGLDGSKVVINTPTVGRIPNGATVERAVKSPFMQNDYITFNLNRPDFTTAKRLEKTINDLVGPNSAQALDAASIRVIAPRDASQRVSYLSTLENLEFTPADTAAKIIVNSRTGTIVIGKNVKLQPAAITHGGLTVTIAEQLNVSQPNAFSDGDTVVTQQSIIDIKQDDSRAFVFNPGVSLDDLVRAINEVGAAPGDLMAILEALKEAGAINGQLVVI; encoded by the coding sequence ATGAATGTATTTAAAGTTTTTTATTTAATGGTGTTACTTGGCTGGCAACTTCCTGCCATGGCCGAGCGCATTAAAGATGTGTCTATGGTTGAGGGTGTACGCTCAAACCAATTAGTAGGCTATGGCCTAGTTGTTGGCTTACCTGGTACGGGCGAGCAAAGCCGATTTACCGAGCAAAGCTTTAAAGGCATGTTAAACAGCTTTGGCATTACGTTACCAGCAAGCTTAAAACCAAAAATTAAAAACGTGGCTGCGGTTGCAGTGCATGCTGAACTGCCGCCTTTTAGAAAGCCCGGGCAAACTATTGATATTACCGTATCGTCTATTGGTAGTGCAGGTAGTTTACGTGGTGGTACTTTATTGCAAACCTTTTTAAAGGGGGTCGACGGCAACGTATATGCTATTGGCCAAGGTAGTTTAATTGTAGGTGGTTTAGGCGCTGAAGGGCTTGATGGCAGTAAAGTTGTTATAAACACGCCAACAGTGGGGCGCATTCCAAATGGCGCAACCGTTGAGCGCGCAGTTAAAAGCCCATTTATGCAAAACGACTATATTACTTTTAACTTAAATCGCCCAGACTTTACTACCGCTAAGCGATTAGAAAAAACCATAAACGATTTAGTTGGCCCAAATAGCGCCCAAGCACTCGATGCTGCGTCTATTAGAGTGATTGCCCCAAGAGACGCCTCGCAGCGCGTGTCTTACTTATCAACGCTCGAAAACCTAGAATTTACCCCGGCAGATACAGCAGCAAAAATTATTGTTAACTCGCGCACTGGTACTATTGTTATTGGTAAAAATGTAAAGCTGCAACCAGCTGCTATTACTCACGGTGGCTTAACAGTAACGATTGCCGAGCAATTAAATGTATCGCAACCAAATGCTTTTAGTGATGGCGATACCGTTGTTACTCAGCAAAGTATTATAGATATAAAACAAGACGACTCACGGGCATTTGTATTTAACCCAGGAGTGAGCTTAGATGACCTAGTACGTGCTATAAACGAAGTAGGCGCCGCACCTGGCGATTTAATGGCAATACTAGAAGCCCTAAAAGAAGCCGGCGCAATAAACGGCCAGCTAGTCGTAATTTAA